Genomic DNA from Telopea speciosissima isolate NSW1024214 ecotype Mountain lineage chromosome 2, Tspe_v1, whole genome shotgun sequence:
TCATCCCTATTACAATCGTTCATCAATACGTTTTTTTTTGGGCTAATgtcacggacaccccctctaagtattcaatatgccATGGACTCGTCAAACTTTAAAAAATTATCACTGACAccccttattttatgattttatttcaatttaattcACTCCGTTAGGTCTCTACAGTTAAGTTGTTgataactcttttataatggcaaaattaccaTTACCACAggtgaacttcccataatacccttaagaaTAAAACCCCAATACAAAtcattctcttcatcttcttcaatctgacggtggggcttcttcttcttcttccctccaaCTCTAACTTTCTCTCTCTGCTGTAACTTTCGGAGACGGCAAACGGCGGCGACCCAaccctcctctcctctttcaaTCACTCGATGCCGGAGAACCCATCGAAGAGGTTAAGGATTCTTAAGAAATTTCCATCTCTGCTTGGGTACGGGATTGTATATGAGTAACAAGAACCCATATAGGATTCGTAAACAAGACATACAATGATCCAGAGATGGCTGCCACGAGAAGCCAAGAGAACATGCCAATAGTACCATCACCAAGTCCTTTCTTTTTCCGGGCAACCGCAAGGGCTTCGGtcttgttcttgaagatttgatAGAAATAGTAATAGATGCCCTGAGACGCAGCGGTGCCAAACAGAGAGGGTTTGAGACCACTGTACAATCCACTCAAACCTTTGGTTCTAATAACCTTGAGAATTTGCATTTGAGTGCCACCGCCATGAGAGGGAGGATGGGATTGAGAAAACtcaggaaataaaagaaattaaattaatCTCAATCCGTAGGTCAGATTAGAGGGAAATCGCAATCGAGTATCAATCTTAGGGAGCTTAAGTAATACCCAGAATATTATCTCGAACTCAATGGTTGGATTTGAAAACTTTCAGATCTAGGTTAGACAATCGCAGAAAATAGGAGATTCTCCGTTTTAGTAAATCCACAAGTCAGAAACCTCCAAAACCCTGGTCGAGTTTTCCTTTTGGAAGGGTCTTAATAGTACTAAAAGATCTCCCAAATCTGGTGGACAGATCAAGGTGTGGTTGTCTTACAAGATAGCTGAAACAAAGCAAAAACAGGGGAGCCACAGGGTCATTTAAATCGGGGATCAGGAATCAAGTGTGATACATTTTgagttttataaattttcttgTCTGTTAAAAACCTGAATCATGAACTTCAGGATCTAGCGTATGTAAACCAAATATGAAAGAATCACTGTCTTCCCAGTGACAAGGAGAAGATTTCTTACGAACCCTTAACTTCTCCGATGGGTTCTCCAGCAGCGAGTGATGGATTTTGAACTCCGGCAGGCTCTCGTCCCTCTCGCACGCAGGTTGCAGAGGAGGTGtgtagagaggagagagagaagaaaagtgatttttttaagagttttttatttaaataactaagtgggtaaaatagacatttcaattttggttgttaatatgcttaacgtcaggggaaGGTTgctattttgaccaagtttggcaagtccatgacatattgaatacttaaaAAGGGTGTCTGGGAAATTTGCCCTTTTTTTGTTAGTACCATCAATGTTAGATGCTGGTTACAAAATTTGCATAATTCTATGCTTAAAAATCTTTTAATCATGGTGGTTTAgcagtctctttttttttcccccacttcatagatttttctttttggtcaAGGAATCTATCTATTAATAGCTCCTGTCTTTATTTGTGTTTTTGAATATTAATAATTCTTAAATCTGCCTTTGAATTATAATTTGTGTTTGCACTTTCTTTATTCACTACTTGATCGAGTCCATTGTTTCATCAAGAAATAGATCTTATTATGTTCTTCAGTCATTCAATTCTATTGGTTCTTGAGTTGTTGATCACATTCTATATTTTCTTTCATGTTTGGCTATTGCATCGACTATCAAGACTAAGCTTGTCTTAAATAAACGTATCCCTAATCCAACTGACACTGGCTCACGACATAGGACCTCATAGGCAATAGCTCTCTCTTGGTAGTTGGCACCCAATAGAAATCACCTTggatttttatattattatgcTTATGTTTCAATATCATTCTTTTTGGGTATTATTTAAATATAGTTAttaaatttctctcttctcaaccCTGCAATGTCATCTAGctttaaattccttatttttcctTAGCTATTCGCTTATACCCTGAACTAGAATTCTAACTTTGTCTCAAGACCTATGGGCCAAGGGAAACTCTCAGGTAAACAGTTTCTATGGGAGTAGGCCTACCAAAAGATAACGGGGACATGCAAAGGTTTCCTCAGGCCTGATAGAGATTGTTTTATCTTTGCAACCTCAATTCTCTTCATGAATATGTTGTTTGGCACAACAACATTGTTAAACCATACATCTCTTCAACCTCATCCCCATGTTGGATGTTGTTGCGCACCCTATCGTTGGATGGGGTGCTATTGCAGCCTGTACATGACCAGACAACAATCTCCAAAATTGGTTAATAGTCATGAccaacaaaaagggaaaatttcttaaatctattagataagaacgaaaattacaagataaataggttttaaatttgttttacatccactgctttccattttgaaaagatttttaTTCAATCTCCAAAAATTGGGTAatagtcttctttttttttttggttgagaaAAATTGGGTAATGGTCATgccatgtaaaaataaaataaaaaaaaactttcaaaattaccccaaaaatcagttttaattttagaccaaaatggaaaaaataggaATAAAGAGACGCACAACTTTCTCTACCTGTAGGACAAGAGAAGGATCATCTGGGGATGAGAAAATCCCATCTGAATGTGAAGCAACTCTATTACAGCATCTTTAACAATCTAGAGGGTATCAAAAAAATTAGACTTACTGTAAATCTCCTGTTCCTATTTAACATTTTTCCActtaaacaaaggaaaaaggaaaaagaacaaggaacGTTACCACGATTTTCCTATTTATAGAGGATAAATTTCATAAACACCACCTGTATTTAGGCCTAATTATAAAAACATCCCAAAAATTTCAatatatcaaccttccccctgacgtttAACACCGTTTGACTTAAAACTTGAATGTCCATTTTCACCCCTATTACTTATATATACATAAAGTCCTTTCAAAAcgtcttcttcccttcctttgccATTGGAGACTTGCAACTCAGAGAGAGGCGACCATCACGCTACAGCGACGACCTGGTACTCAGGGGGAGGCGACCATCACTTGTCTGATGGAGGTATTGGTGATAGATTTCAAAGATACCGAGAAGCAGGATTAGCCTCCGAGGGAGACCTACAACTCAGAGGGAACCAAGTATTTAAAGAACTCAAACTTGGAAGCAGGATTGGCCTCCGTCCGATCCGAATCCAATTAGGATCAGCCAGAAATTGGCCGGAATCAGTTGCATCGAAGGATAAAGGGATCAGAGAGAAGTGTAGATTTCATTagatctcaatttttttttgagtttttggctAATTTCCTTCACTTGTTTGTGTTTTTGGTaatcaaaggaaaaagaaaatggcCCAAAAAATATAAGATTATCTTGCATTTTTTACCGATTCAGTTTCCATTGTAAAGAACCAGTGGAAATCGGAATCAGCCTCCATTGATTCCAACTCAAATTGGGCTACAACTCCAATTTCTGAAAAAAATGATTCCGACGTCCATACCTATCAAGAGGCAACATATATTTGATGGGAGATGTTTGAACTATACCAATCACATTAATATGTAGGAAATGGAGGTCTTCAAAAAACATCAAAGAAAATCACCAATAGCTTTTCAAAAACTGTCAgcaaagaggaaaaagagagtATGCTGAGATTTTTTTTCAGCATTCTAAAATAGTAGTAAAAATTTCACATAGGTGAAGAGGATTCCTTAAAAAAATAACCCTGGATGCAACCAAGATCGAGAGCATGATCATCAAGTTAACGTTGTCAAGCAGATTGAGCCCCGGGAGAGGCAAAGGACAGTCTCTCTCACTCACCTCCCCCATCCCCGATTCTCTCTcgctcacccccaccccctcacACACCGGAAACCTAGCTGTGTTGGGTGAATCTCTCTCGCATACGTTTCCCATCCCCAATTCTTTCTTCCGAGAGCATCTACACGATTGAATGGTGGTTTATTTGGGGATTTAGACATAAGGGTGTTATGGTAAATTCATAATCTCTTTGGTGGTAGAAAGTTCATAATCtgataagggtagttttgtcattTAAAATGATAACTACTTGACGGAGTAGACTTAATAGTAATAAAGTCATATCATAATGGGTGTTCTGTGATATATTGAAAGTTTTTGAGGTGTTTCTATAATTAGGCCTAAACGCAGGGGGTGCCCGTGAAATTTACACTTTTACCTAATGATTTTACAATAATGCGGGAGCAAAACTGTTGAAACAAACCACATTCAAATTTTGGCAAAAACCGCTGGGTTTTGTGGAAACTCAAACAAACCCATAGTCATTCCCGACCACTTCACCTTCGACCTCCTTTCTCTATTCTCAACCTAGGGCAAGAACGTCCGAATAATCCATCCATTCTCTCCGAAGGTCTCAGCGGTGGCTGTCTCTTAGTAGCTTTGCAGTCTTCAGTACTGAGGTGTGTTTCATCTtcgacttccttctccattctcaACGTCCGTAGGCTTCCTTCATCTCGGAGGTCTCCTCAATAGCTTAGCGGCGGCGGTCTTCTCTGCAGCTCAACGGTCTCCATTTCAGaggtatctctctttctttctttctctctctctctctctctctcttttatatcCAACCCGTTCTGGTTTCAAGGCGGAATCGCCCCTGTTAATCAAGCTCCCTACGCAATAATCCACTCAGTTAATCAAGCTCCCTCGTCTCTCTGTTTCTGGCCTTAGATTTCTAGCTCTGGACTTTGCCATATCAGGTAACGATTTCCATCTCTGTTGCTCTGCTTGAGAATAACTCAAACATCAGTCAAGCCCAGCAGAACagtatatttttggtttaattgaACTGTCATGTATTGGCCAATGCCTTGATTTCTCTGCTACTTCTGTAAGCTTGTGTTGAAACAATTCCTTTATTACATATTTTTTAGGTTTGCAATTTAGTACACATACATTCCTGAGCAGTGTATTTCTGGTTTAATTGAGCTGTCATGTATTGGCCGATACGGCACTGTGTGATTTGATTGATGCCACAATTTTATTCATAGCTCATTGATAAATTACTAAGAATTTGAAATGggggaaaatgaaaaagataaaGCCTTGGAACTCATAAAAGCAAAAGTCTTGGATGGATCTGCATTAGTTCCCCCCCTTCTGTCGTACCAGAACCTTACCTCCTTCCCGGGTGCATGTAAGGGTCTCTCCTCCCCCTTGTCCACTCGACCTCTTCATCTTGGGTCGCCatgtctctcactctctctcaacCCATTTTGTCTGAATTTCAATAAAAGCAAGGGATTGGATGAATACAACTCAATTGGTAATTGGTTCAGGGATTCAAATAAGTTAGTTAAACAGTTCAGAAGAATTATTTAGTAATTTTATCGAACATTTCTTTCCCACCTTCCAAATTTCTCGCCTACAGATGTAGTCAAACCTGAACATGCTTGTGCAACAACCAATATCATCTTTCAGTGAGAATAAGGTGTTTAAAAGATCTCTATGTTACATGATAATGTAAGCAGCATAGGGCTCCAAGAACTCTTCCTGGAAGGTTTAAAGTCTTAAAACCTGTTTGGTTGAAGTGAATGGATTAGGATGTCCTTTCCGTATGGAGGTTTGACTTAGAAACTGTTTTGATCTAGTGTTTATCGTTGGTCTCTATTGTctggaaatgatggtgatgcttcTAGGTTTTCTCATAGATACTAGTTTTGTAAGGTGTggtgattattattattaatttcctTTTAAGGACTTTATTATCTTGTCTTAATTCAAAATTTAGATATGGTGTTTCTCAAAACCATGAGTTATTTGAATGTAGCGATGACTGCAATCTGTATATTTTGCTTGAATTTTAGTTGGAAATGCCTCAATTGCACTGCATTGAATTAAGTAAAATCTGCATCCATGGATTATCAAAGTGTTGGTGGACTCTGCATTCACCATTTCTTCATTGAAAATAGGGTTTATATACTTTCTACTGTGTATGTAGGCTGCTGAACAATTCAACTTCTTTCAATTTTGCGTTTCGCGTTTGCCTCCCTTTCCATTTCtcttttcccccccccctttaattTACCTAGATAGgtttgaaatatttcatctaTTCTTGCTGCAGGTAGATGCAATTGTAGAGTTGCAGCTGCGCCACGGATCTTAGTCTCCAAATTTACTGAAATGGCTGGACAATCTGACCCTCATCTGTCACTTTTCTCTGCAGCAGAGGTATCTGATAAATATTCTCTGAGTGAGCTTTAGTTTcccattcttttatttatttatttgtatatTTATTACCTTTTCAGCTAAACAATCATATTTGACTAgttgaaaaattacaaaaattttcaGTGAAAATTTCTGTTTATGCAATTGTATTGAAGTTTTGTGTTAATGTTGTTGAGATGTATTATTTAAACTGAATTTGGGTTTTCAGGTGGAGTTTCTGGCGGAAGATGAAACGTTGGAGATTGTCCCCAATATGAAAATGGATGCTCTAAATTTTATTTGTGTATTATTTCCTGTCTAATCACCTTTTAATTCTATCATTTTGAAGAGATTACATTTTTCCTGGGTCTGATGTTTGGCTTGATTCATCAATAGGGCGATTATGGTCCTTTCTATCCGCAAATAACCATTGAAGTACCACTATGGCTGGCTGTGGCtttgaagaagagaggaaaatgcACTATTCGGCCTCCCCAGTGGATGTCCGTTGGTGAGGCTTCATCTTGTCATTGTTAttgccatcatcatcatcatcttttaTATACTTCGGTTATCACCTAGTTCCAAATCTTTCTATCATCTAAGACATAACCAAGGTTTATGCTATTGGTATTTAGGATTGAAATTTGTACCAGGGAGAAGGTATTTGGCCTGTTACAGAAAGTCCGAAACTAGATCATAGTCAAAGTCTTAGTGTTGTAATTTAGCTGGCTGATTGGGGTTTTATCACTAATCCGTGGGTTTAGCTGGAAGAGATGTTCAGTGCAGGATCCTTTGGGGGCGTAATCTTGGGTCATGTATTTCTCTTGTACAATACGTGTTCCTAGGTAGTCCACAAACATCCATGAAAACTAACAAACTTAAACGTCAATTATAGAAGATGACTCAAACTgatgagcatagttgtcaaggcgtcgactaggcgacgcctaggcgtccaggcgtcTTGGCTGACTTgagcgccttggtcgcctaattggtgtcgccttgaatttggaccctctccaccgccttgggtcgccgaGACGCCGTGACCACTATGCTGATGAGCCAAGTATGATAGGAATTACCTTCTCTTTTTAATGAATGACATATGTTACTTGATTTGTTTGATTGAGAACTATGTAATATAAACTATATAAGGAGAAAATACAAGTTCAATACTATTACAAGTGTATcaaatttaagaagaaaacttattaccttttcttttaataCCTCACAACTCCAGGAAAtcataaaaaagaaggaatttcttttttgggggttggggttGAGGGCTGTCCAGCCTTTAACCCACCCCAACATACATTAACATTTAGATCGCAAAGAACCTAAATCAAACCTATCCTCAAAAACAGAAGATCTCACCTGACTGGGAAGCTCGTCAAATGCTAATAAGTGTTGGTGCAGCTCTCACAAGCATTATTTTTCCAATGCATCTGTCACCTTGTTAGCTTCTCTATGCACATGCTGAAGCTGGAAACGATCACTAGCCGGAAATCTATGGGCCTTCGCTACCCATTGCATTGTTGAAATGTTACATAATTGGAAATGTCCCCATATAAAGATGTTCCATTTGGCACCCTCTCTTGCTAGATCATTTGCTAACATGTTGTTCGATCATGCTTTCGTTGAAATGAGACATTTTAGCTAGAGATTGGGTGTTTAGCCTGTCTGATCAGAGGTATTGCCACGGGACTTCACCACCTTGATTCAATCATggttgtcacggtgtctaggaGAACAAAGGTATTGGCGGGAGCCTGGacgcaaggcgaccaaggtgacCAAAACGCGCgactaggcgaccaaggcaacACTAAGgcacctggatgcctaggcagtCACCTAAGTGAtgccctttgtgaagtctgctgatcaattagccgatgtgttcactaagggactaagtggctaagtgtttcttcctatcttagtcaagttgggcatgtatgacatatatgctccaacttgagggggagtgttggattgtatgggccagaataccatgggggtattctggactttttactcCTTTTATGAtatgtacagccatgtcggcttTGATAGGGACAATGCTGTCCATATaatattttctattcattataaatatattgcTTGGGGTCTTCCTTagacatccaagcattcagctctaGTTTTATTCCTGTTAACATCTAATTATTATCACCCCTCTCAATATATTGGAAAAGCGTTCCTTTAAATATCTCCGAAGTCGAGGCATTTTTGCAGTCCTCAACATAATAATGTTTACCAGCCCTTCCAGTGTCCTTGGTGTGTCACTGAAAATTCTATGGGTTCTTTCTACATCTTCCACTTATCAACTGGCACCATGTATCTCCATGGGTGTTTACTCTATTCCCTAGGTAGAATGGCTCAATGGCATGCCAATGCATTATTAGCAAGTGGAAAAATCCAGCAGACTATAAATAGGCGAAGGAAATGGCACCAGACTTCTTGTGGAATCATGGTGGGCATGATTTACAGATTGACCCACTCTTTGCAAATGGAACATGTGGGCAAGAAGAGCTCAATTTTTCCTTGTCCTTTGGACCATGTCTAAAGTATTCACTTTCTTATGTTAAATTTCCCCTAACTAAAGCTTTGGTGGAGCTTGAATTTTCTGCATGGTCTTGTATAAGAAGAGCTTTTACGCATTCTGATTGGAGTTTGGATATTTATTATTGGTTGTTTAGTCACGAAAAGAAATACTTGCACTTGTATTCACACCAAGTGTGAGACACCATATTCTTTTTTCCTGTTCATCTTGGGAAAGAAAGACATCCTTGAGGCAGTGTATAAGAGGATTGAGCTTCAAGGGCAGAATTTATCTTGTCTCTCCTTAATCCTGATTCTAATAACTAGCCTTGTGGAATAATGAAAATGTGTTCTGAAATACTCTGTCCTTGGTGTTGACTAAACCATATAATTGATGGTATTTATCACCAAGAATTTGCTTTCTCCTCCATAAATCTTCCCATAGTCTTATTTACCTTCCCTCCCATACCAAATCTAAGAGAGGTTGAATTAGGTGATGATCTAATGCTTTTCCAAGGACATTCAGGAAGGTTAGAGAAATGATGTAGTTGTGACTTTTTATTGTATTTCATGCAGTTTTGGTGCATCTTTTTAGATATGAGAACAGGTGCACAAATGCTCTTTCTTTGAAGTTTGATCTGTTATTTATTAATTTCTGCATCATGGGGCCAGAAAAATTAACACAGGTCTTAGAAGCTGAGAGGGACTCTCCTCGAGAATTTCAGCCACTACCATTCCACTACGTGGAAATTTCGAGGCTCCTGTTTGATCAGTATGCACTGGAACCCACCTTtccttttgtacttttttattataattgctTTAAAGTtgccaatttttattttattgacaACAGTGCTCGTGATGACATCCCAGACATGTATATGGTGAGCTTGGACACTGGTTTCAGTTTTTTGGCTGTTTCCTCATGaatttgtctttcttttctatttcaaaGAATTTGTTTGATATAACCTTCTGCCAGGT
This window encodes:
- the LOC122651690 gene encoding DNA replication complex GINS protein PSF2 isoform X2, producing MAGQSDPHLSLFSAAEGDYGPFYPQITIEVPLWLAVALKKRGKCTIRPPQWMSVEKLTQVLEAERDSPREFQPLPFHYVEISRLLFDHARDDIPDMYMVRSLIEDIRNVRFHKVETGLETISARTHAVKLKNLSAMEVNIVRPFVVRTLQAFYKHDSPQMIQHPDRMANRQPQVADRGPRRDLRRR
- the LOC122651690 gene encoding DNA replication complex GINS protein PSF2 isoform X1, with the translated sequence MAGQSDPHLSLFSAAEVEFLAEDETLEIVPNMKMDALNFICGDYGPFYPQITIEVPLWLAVALKKRGKCTIRPPQWMSVEKLTQVLEAERDSPREFQPLPFHYVEISRLLFDHARDDIPDMYMVRSLIEDIRNVRFHKVETGLETISARTHAVKLKNLSAMEVNIVRPFVVRTLQAFYKHDSPQMIQHPDRMANRQPQVADRGPRRDLRRR